In the genome of Magnolia sinica isolate HGM2019 chromosome 2, MsV1, whole genome shotgun sequence, one region contains:
- the LOC131235628 gene encoding uncharacterized protein LOC131235628 — protein MLTHVVFLPIGRLSRFADEIAREEKAQVFAIRIDCSDTRSVREAFEGIHSLGFVEVLVYNACQPISWHAPKFTDICLESFEKSVTVSTVGAFHCAQQVIPGMIERGKGTIIFTGSSASLNGISGYCELSCGKFALRALSQCLAKEFQTTGIHVAHVIVDGVIGPPRSVQRSDGESSADVSMDPDAIAQTYWHIHNQDKSAWTQEIDLRSSNQRF, from the exons ATGCTTACACACGTAGTTTTTCTACCCATAGGCCGATTATCGCGATTTGCCGATGAGATCGCCAGGGAAGAGAAAGCCCAAGTGTTCGCAATCCGCATCGACTGCTCAGATACACGAAGCGTGCGTGAGGCGTTCGAAGGCATCCACTCATTGGGGTTCGTTGAGGTGCTGGTTTACAATGCTTGCCAACCAATCTCATGGCATGCTCCTAAATTCACCGATATCTGCTTAGAATCCTTCGAGAAATCGGTCACGGTATCCACCGTCGGTGCATTCCATTGCGCACAACAA GTTATACCTGGTATGATAGAGCGAGGAAAGGGGACAATCATCTTCACAGGCTCTTCAGCTTCTCTCAACGGAATCTCTGGTTACTGTGAACTAA GCTGTGGGAAATTTGCTCTCCGAGCATTGTCACAGTGCTTGGCAAAGGAGTTTCAAACGACGGGCATTCATGTAGCGCATGTGATTGTCGATGGAGTCATTGGGCCACCTAG ATCGGTGCAGAGATCTGATGGGGAATCGAGTGCCGATGTCTCGATGGACCCTGATGCGATCGCGCAGACGTACTGGCATATACATAATCAAGATAAGAGCGCATGGACGCAGGAGATCGATCTTCGATCATCCAATCAGAGATTCTAG